The genomic DNA CATTGGCTAGATCTAACCATACGACGTGCAGATCTTTCTTCTCCCTCTTAGTGGTCTGGATCTGTTCCCAAATCATAGAAGCATGCTCTACGCagccaggaaaacctggaatcccGGCTTTCTGGCAGCTGGTGTCAATGTAGTTGTTCTCCGTGAGGTAGGTAGTCATTCTTCTCGCCATTACAGAAAAGAAGACTTTTCCCTCCACATTCAGTAGGGCTATGCTCCTGAACTGCTCGGTGGTCTTAGCGTTCTGTTGTTTGGGAATAGAAACTGCCACTGCCCTCTGCCATTCGGATGGTATGATCTGCTTAGTCCAGGCAATTCTTATCAGGGTCCATAACAGCTTCAACACTCCTGGGCAGTTCATGTACAGCCTGTACGGTATTCCGTTCGGGCCTGGTGCTGAAGCAGATCTTGCCCGCTGGATCACCTGCCTGACCTCGCTGAGCTTGGGTGGTGATGTATCAAACAGGGCTGATGGTTCTGAGGGTCTGGGCACATACCCTGGGGAGCCTAGCGGGTTGTTCCTTGCTGGGTCACTGTACTGAGTGCGGATTTGCTCTTCCAGTTCTTCTTTGGAGATATCCAGGGTTCCACTTGTCTTCTCCTCAAGGAACCCGCGTGCATACCGGAATGGATTCCTGAAGAAACTTGACCTTTCTTTCTCTTTCCTTTTTCCCCGTCTTCTGATACGTTCTGCCCTCCGGAGGTTAGCGAGGCGTCTTCTGATCTCATCCCAGAGAGCTTTCAGGCCCTCCTTCTCAGACTCCTCTGCCTTCCTCCAACGCTTGCGGAGCTGCCTTCTGTTTGCCACCAGGTCATCAATCTCTTTCTCCCTCCTGCTCTTTGGTCTTATTGTGGCCTCTCTGATGGTCACCTCGCCATACCTGTTGCTGCATTCTTCATAGAGGATTTCCGCGAACAGGTTTAACTTGGCTACCACTGACCCGCGCAGCGCATTTTGCAGCAGCCCGCTGAGATGTTCATCCAACTTTCTCCACTCCTCGGTCTCGTTGGCCTTCGGCCACTTGATCTTGTTCCTTCGGAGCGGGTTCTTCAGGTTCCTGGCTCTTTGACTTGACTCTATTCTTGGGTCGCTTGGGGGTGCTACTGGGTTCACTTCTTGGCGCTCGTCGACATCCCTTTCTTCTTCCTCCCTCCTTTCCTCCCGCGCTACCTCTGCAACATTGGGCCCGTTGGCACTGTAGTTGTCTACCCGGCCTTGGATCCCATTTGTCTGACCTGCCCCTACCGGGGCAGTGCAAGGTTGCATCAGACTCCCACCACCACACTTCATCTTTCCCATGTGGATGTGAAGTCCCCTTAAAGTtgttgtgtatatgtgtaaataaatgaacactgaaattcaagtatttattgaccccctgcgaccccgaacgggacaagcggtagaaaatggatggatggatatatatatatatatataaatatatatatatatatatatatatgaaacacttgaatttcagtgaattctagctataaatatattcCTCCCCATTAGTCCCGCCCTccgaccccacccacctcaacaacAGCCCCGTCCCCATCCCCCCCCAttttcccgaattcggaggtctcaaggttggcaagtatgctgacaTGATCAATATTGATGACTATTGACATGATGACTATTAACGTACTGATCAACGTTTCTACATTTTCTAACCTCTAGTCCCCAGTACAGGGGTCAGTGTGGTTGCAAATGACCAGGAAAACAACCCTATTCTTAGAAGAAAATGCACaattggtcaaaagtttgcatcacACGTTACAAATGAAAGTCTTTGGAGGATAAGTAAAAGAGGAGAACGCCTTCTAAACTTGGAGGCCAATCGCAGGCAGTCTTCATCCTGTGGGTCATCCTTATCAGGTGGACGACTTCTTACTCTTCTCAGCATTGACTGCTCACAACAAGTTCCATCAACATCACCGTGAAGACTTGGAGGAGCTTGTTGACATGACAGCATCTTTTGATGGAGGACTTGATGAGATCCATGGAGGTTGAACAATTTTCATAACATTTGACTATTTTTATGTTTGGTGTGATGGATGCTgaattcaatggaacatttataaCTCTTGGTGGCTTTGTAGAAATGGACAAGTATAGATATATTTACTTTTTCATCTTGTTGACATTTTATTTTCTCATCCTCTGCACTAACTGCACCATTATATGTCTGATCTGGATCCACAGGAACCTTCATGAGCCTATGTACATTTTCATTGCAGCTTTGTCTCTCAACTCTCTTTTGTTTAGCACTGTTATCTACCCCAAACTTTTCTTTGATGTTTTATCCAAAAAACAGATCATTGTTCATTCTGCTTGTATGTTTCAATATTTTCTCTATTATTCTTTTGGTCTTTCAGACTTCTTACTGCTGTCAGTCATGTCTTATGACAGGTATGTGTCTATCTGTAAACCTCTGCAGTATCCAACTATCATGGGAAAAAGAACTGTTATTGTCCTCTTGACTTTGGCCTGGCTTCTACCTGCATGTGTGGGTGTACCGTTAACTATATTTATTTCTAAACAAAAACTCTGTGACTATACAACAAAGGGTATTTTATGTAACAACACAATTCTTAAGCTTCACTGTGTAAAATCAACATTTGTTACCCTTTATGGTTTGTTTGTAATGGTGAGTTTGGCTGATGTTCCTGTGATGTTCATCCTTTTTACGtacataaaaatatttataataacgTATCACAGGTGTGCAGAAGTCAGGAAAAAAGCGGCAGAGACATGTTTACCTCACCTGATGGTTTTATTCATCTTCACTTGTTTGTGTCTGTTTAATGTCATCATTGCTCGATTGGAGTCAGATCTTCCAAAAATTGTACGTTTAATAATGACCGTACAAATACTTGTGTATAATCCTCTGTTTAATCCAATCATTTATGGAGTGAAAATGAAGAAAATCTGGAAACACATCAAGGGATTGTTTTATCCACTGGTGAACTAAAGAAAATGATCCCACTTGTTCGCTATTTGGATGAGAggggaaacgtcttctaagacaaaccaaacagtccagttgtgatcgttcGAATGCCCTGAGAACACAATGACCCGGGTGAATCATAAATCCATAGATATAGCATTGAAGTCTTTATTTTCCCAAGTGATCCTTTAAGAAAAGTAATTTACATTATCATATGGTGTTTAAAAAGATGTATAAATGGAAGAAAAAGGAAGCAAAGAGCCATGCTGTCTGATGTCATTTTATATCACTAATTATATTGCTTTATCaatattaatatcaatcaatATTATATGCACTTATTTACTTTTAATGCATCTATAATTCAGGCTGAAAACACtcctatttaattgtgcatatgacaactaaaAGTATGTTATCCACACTCACATTTTTATCTTAATTGTGATTATTTTATATgatgattattttttttcattttatttcttGCCTTCTTGTTATTTTttctaaagcactttgaattgccttgttaaGAATTGTGTTTTATAAATAAACTCGCCATCTCATTTTTCCCCATTAAATTGACCTATGTGGGCATACTTTTTTGGTAATTGACtacaaatatatttatgtattgtatctatttttttttttacctttaccaCTGCATAAGCAATACATGTATTGTCACACATTCTCAATTCTTTTCTCGCCCTATCATAAAATGGTAATGTTTTAACACAACAAGTAAAGATAGtgaaggattaaataagatctgcttctaccTACTTCTTCATATTCAATTCTGTTTATATAAATATGAGTTGTGCTTTAACGTAACTTTTGTAAAGCACATTTTAAACAAATTAAACCATTTTCATTGATAAatcatttaaaatacattttatattttgtaaCTGTTTATATCTTCTGCACCTTAAACTATACTGACATGAACTTTTGTGTTTGTATGCAATCAACATGGAGTCAAAATATACATTCTTCTCGGTAGCCACAGTAATAATGGACGTTAGTCATAACAATGTTCCTTGTGCGTATACACGCGCTCACACACATTAGTTGTgcatgtgcatgtgagctgtgtgcttggtatttttatgtattttatgtatttttatctatttatctatgttcttatgtttttatgtgttattatgaatttgcataaATTAGTTTTGCATACAATTTCATTGtccaatgtacaatgacaatattgATATATTCTATTCCATTCTATTCTAGTTgtatgttatgagcctatgtcatttATTACTTTCACCTAGTAAATCTAATTGTAGGATTAAACTAACCTTTGCAATATATTCAAACATTTTGAATTTCACCTGTATATGGGTTAGTGAGGAGGAGCCATGTAAGAAAATACACTATCTTAAGGAGCCAACACAGACCCAGGTCACAGACCCAAGGACCTAGGAGTCTCCTTGCTGAGGAGCCCACGAGATAGAGCCGCAGCATGGATGTCAACCCACTCATCAAGTCCTGGGGCCTTATGTACAAAGGGTGAAGATGCACAAAAACGTGGCATGGACCTCTGCCAGGACCTACCTCGTAATAGTAAAGAATCCTTCaaaaaatcctgaatccagacaATGATCCGGATCACCCCCAAAGTCTCATCGCATGTGCCTCATGCACTTTGTGATATTTTCTGAAAGTCACATCAAAGACCGTTAACCCCTTTTTGAGACATGCTGCTAACAAATGGAGACAAACAAACCGCAACAAACACATAAAAAGTAATTAATCGAAggataaatacaattattcatgTTGTTTTATTCATCTGTCGCTTCCCAACAGGCCTCAAGATGGTTTGCTCTTTACCTTCTTGTCATTCATCCACTTTTTTTGTGGTGGAAGTGGGTAAGCCAACATACACACAGAGTTTATTTAGCCTTGTAATGTAAATGTAAGGTAAAGTAGTAGAAATAAAAATATCCAAACATGTATTTGTCTCATTTTGAACATTTTCTCTAATGTATTCAAAACATACACATTATGTTTTGAGTTAGGTTGTACAGTTGGAATTTATTGCTCTTCCAAGGGAACCAGATCTTGGGGAGCCGATCAAAAAATTGGCTCGTAACAGTTGCATGACCCaaataaagaagccagaccgactcactgcaaaggcaggcttaaataatgtcagtgatgacAAACAGGTGCGTGTCCGGAATgcaagcggcaggtgaaaataataagtagccatggtaacaaactcaggtgcataaacaggaactaaatgagtccaaaactaacagaacataactaaaaaaaaacatgatctaaaccacagatcatgacagagctcccccttaaggacagatcacagatgtaaaaaaaaaaagacaaaaaccaagcagggtcaaaagtcacgggaggtcggagggaggacttggcggtgggtcgccaggccaagtgtccccgaatccaccgaggacaagtcaagtggcggcggcgagtggaacgctgctgcagcaggcgaggcagGCGACCCGGGAGCGGCCACATCCAaggtcgacggggaggtgggcgcgtcagcgtcgtcgtcgtggcaggcttGGAAGCAGGGGACAAGTCAGGCGTAGAAGCAGGCGACTAGTCAGGCGTGAAagcagcagcagacgagtcaggcatgGAAGCAGCAGCAGATAAAGCAggcgcgggtgcagcagacgtagcaggcgcgggtgcagcagatgaagcaggcgtgggtgcagcagacgaagcaagcatgggtgcagcagacgaagcaggcgcggGTACAGCCACTGGAgccagtcgtggtgcaggaacaGAAACTGGTgccagtcatggtgcaggaacagAAACTGGTGCCAGCCATGGTGCAGGAACAGGAAGTggtgccagccgtggtgcaggattAGGAACTGGAGCCAGCCGTGGTacaggaacaggaactggtgccagccgtggtgcaggaacAGGAGCAgatgctagccgaggagcaggaacaggaactggaTTTGGAACAGCAGGTTCAGATGCTGGAGAGGATGGTGTTTGCAGGCCCAcccgagatgatggtggcgtctgcaggcccacccgagATGATTTCCAGTTCTTTGttgtaggatcttctgtaacatgtccatatcaatatATGGtatggtctgtgttcttggtgtgggtaccattgagatgatgtaaaagtcacaaagctacattgataccaagtactgcatcaatgtcaatacttatcaagatcttctattttcctcaccaccaagacttttgcttcctctggcgtcccatttagtttgatgaagatcttacagttcgttacccaggtttgttgaattttgctttgccttttaagttgtcgtgcgatccttgcgatgtcagcatttttctttgTCAAGTGTTCATTCATGAAAACATCTGTACCTTTCAGTTTGCGTCCTTGCTTCAATAGTGCCATTTTCTTTTTCCTGTTTGtgaatctcatgatgacagctggtggtctctggttcctcatgggcagtggtTGACAAGTctcgatgtgctccaggtccatctctatccccCTGCTCTGGAAATAGGAAGCCACCTGTTGCTCCTTGACCGTGTCTCCTGTTCGCTGGGCTCCCCGCTGTCTGCGGCCACCGCACGGGCGTAGGAACGCGGCTTGAATTTGATGCCGGTGATGACCAAATCATTCATGCGGGAGTATTGCTCCAGCTTGTCCACTCGCCgctccaggtccacaatgcgccggtctttttccacgttctggaggcgtagTTGTTTCACCTCCTCCTGTAGCCCCAGAAGCTGCTTCTGCTGCGTTCTGACCGCAGTCACATCGCTGCACAGGGAGTGGAGTGTGAGCTTCATCTCCTCGAACTCCTCCGATGTCGGGCTTTTCCTTGGTGGGGGAATTCTGATGGTCTATATGCCGAAgcatccagcaacagaagaaATCCACACCTCTGTATCTCAGGCTGCTAATGCTAGCCGGCTTCGGTGTGCTAGTCCGCAGCACCGATCAACACAGACTGCAAAGTGTCACGGCTCAGTGACACAGTGAagccaaaaaagtacaaaaaagtgaTCGTTAAACTCGACAATCAGACGCGCGCGAActaaacaagttgaaacactcatttgggtgttaccatttagtggtcaattgtacggaatatgtactgaactgtgcaatctactaataaaagtttcaatcaatccaaAGAGGAAGTGATATATAGTTTAGTCAATATCCTGCATTTATTGAAACGTTATACAATGTTTGACACTTTCAACTACTgtacatattttttattgtatttataatcTAGACTGAAAAACACTTTTATCTAATTGTGCGTATGATAACGTTTGTTATCTAAACtcacattttgtttttgtattgtgaTGATTTTAGTTTTGATTTTATCTTGAATTTCTTATAATTTCCTCTAAATAATTTTGAATAGCCATGTGTTCAAATtgtgctctgtaaataaactTACCCTTGCCTCGCCTATAATCTCTTTATTTTCATTAAATTGACCTATGGTGGCATACTTTTGTGATAatttacaacaaatatatttatgtattggaacattattgtttttcttttatCATTGCATAAGCTATCTATGTATTGTCTCTATTATTTTCTCTCCCTATCATAAAATGGAAATGTTTTAACACAAAACGTAAAGAAAAAATACTG from Entelurus aequoreus isolate RoL-2023_Sb linkage group LG10, RoL_Eaeq_v1.1, whole genome shotgun sequence includes the following:
- the LOC133659187 gene encoding olfactory receptor 10J4-like — translated: MDAEFNGTFITLGGFVEMDKYRYIYFFILLTFYFLILCTNCTIICLIWIHRNLHEPMYIFIAALSLNSLLFSTVIYPKLFFDVLSKKQIIVHSACMFQYFLYYSFGLSDFLLLSVMSYDRYVSICKPLQYPTIMGKRTVIVLLTLAWLLPACVGVPLTIFISKQKLCDYTTKGILCNNTILKLHCVKSTFVTLYGLFVMVSLADVPVMFILFTYIKIFIITYHRCAEVRKKAAETCLPHLMVLFIFTCLCLFNVIIARLESDLPKIVRLIMTVQILVYNPLFNPIIYGVKMKKIWKHIKGLFYPLVN